Proteins encoded within one genomic window of Streptomyces sp. NBC_01314:
- a CDS encoding GNAT family N-acetyltransferase — protein sequence MDHAAVLALFDRDMREGARPDGPGARIERVGRVVRQVGFENGWSGVVWSDLDEAGVDAAITEQIRYYSGLGRDFEWKLYGHDLPVDLGQRLRDAGFTAAPEETLMVAEVADLTLDVEPPEGVRILPVTDREGVELVAAVHEKAFGRDSTRMRHQLLAHVTADPDTVMAVVALAGDEPVSAARMELLPNTRFAGLWGGGTVEGWRGRGIYRALVAHRARVAAERGFRYVQVDALAGSRPVLARLGFEPLTTTTPYEYAVGSTATP from the coding sequence ATGGATCACGCTGCTGTGCTGGCACTGTTCGACCGGGACATGAGGGAGGGCGCTCGCCCCGACGGGCCCGGAGCCCGGATCGAGCGCGTGGGCCGGGTGGTGCGCCAGGTCGGTTTCGAGAACGGCTGGAGCGGCGTCGTCTGGTCCGATCTGGACGAGGCGGGCGTCGACGCGGCGATCACCGAGCAGATCCGGTACTACTCCGGCCTCGGGCGCGACTTCGAGTGGAAGCTGTACGGCCACGATCTCCCGGTCGACCTGGGGCAACGCCTGCGCGACGCCGGATTCACGGCCGCTCCGGAGGAAACGCTGATGGTCGCGGAGGTCGCCGACCTGACGCTCGATGTCGAGCCGCCCGAGGGCGTACGAATCCTGCCGGTCACCGACCGTGAGGGCGTGGAGCTCGTGGCAGCCGTCCACGAGAAGGCCTTCGGCAGGGACAGCACCCGCATGCGCCACCAGCTCCTGGCCCACGTCACCGCGGACCCCGACACGGTGATGGCCGTGGTGGCCCTCGCCGGAGACGAACCGGTGAGTGCCGCCCGGATGGAACTCCTCCCCAACACGCGCTTCGCCGGCCTGTGGGGCGGCGGCACCGTCGAGGGCTGGCGGGGCCGCGGTATCTACCGGGCCCTCGTCGCCCATCGCGCCCGCGTCGCAGCCGAACGCGGCTTCCGCTACGTCCAGGTCGACGCGCTGGCCGGCAGCCGCCCGGTCCTGGCCCGCCTGGGCTTCGAGCCGCTCACGACGACCACGCCGTACGAGTACGCGGTGGGGAGCACGGCGACCCCCTGA
- a CDS encoding GNAT family N-acetyltransferase, which produces MPSRVTPLIDPAATPSSHRLAWLASGADGIPLGSAFLRLFTKEGQTHLAELDIAVHPAERRQGVGTALLDAAVGSARAERRRAVVAQAEDGSPGGVFLAARGFRGVLTLTYARLELAGIDPDHFTRILEQPRPGYHLTDWTGVVPAGLARNHAASRRAMDDMPMGDTDYGTVIWDVERVVAAAEAIAQRGDSLYTVAAVHTSSGTLVGFSELVLPGERDGKGDGQHYGTAVLPEHRGHGLGLWMKAKAVLHAHSLAPDLALLTDTAENNIPMRQVNDALGYRPTHTAVEYQLDL; this is translated from the coding sequence TTGCCCTCGCGCGTCACCCCGCTCATCGACCCCGCCGCCACCCCGTCGAGCCACCGTCTGGCCTGGCTGGCGTCCGGGGCTGACGGCATCCCCCTCGGTTCCGCCTTCCTGCGGCTGTTCACCAAGGAGGGGCAGACGCATCTGGCCGAGCTGGACATCGCCGTGCACCCGGCCGAGCGGCGGCAGGGCGTCGGGACCGCACTGCTCGACGCGGCGGTCGGCTCGGCACGCGCCGAGCGGCGCCGCGCGGTCGTCGCGCAGGCCGAAGACGGCTCCCCCGGCGGCGTGTTCCTCGCGGCACGCGGCTTCCGCGGGGTGCTGACGTTGACGTACGCCCGGCTCGAACTCGCCGGAATCGACCCGGACCACTTCACCCGGATCCTCGAACAGCCCCGTCCCGGCTACCACTTGACCGATTGGACGGGCGTCGTACCGGCCGGACTCGCGCGGAACCACGCCGCGTCGCGCCGGGCGATGGACGACATGCCGATGGGCGACACCGACTACGGGACCGTGATCTGGGACGTCGAGCGGGTCGTGGCCGCCGCCGAGGCGATCGCGCAGCGCGGCGACTCGCTCTACACGGTGGCAGCCGTGCACACGTCGAGCGGCACCCTCGTCGGCTTCTCGGAGCTCGTCCTGCCGGGTGAGAGAGACGGCAAGGGCGACGGGCAGCACTACGGCACGGCGGTACTGCCCGAACACCGGGGTCACGGACTGGGGCTCTGGATGAAGGCGAAGGCCGTCCTCCACGCCCACAGCCTGGCTCCGGACCTGGCCCTGCTCACCGACACCGCCGAGAACAACATCCCGATGCGCCAGGTCAACGACGCGCTCGGTTACCGGCCCACGCACACGGCCGTCGAGTATCAACTCGACCTGTGA
- a CDS encoding GlsB/YeaQ/YmgE family stress response membrane protein gives MEIDGIISAIIIGIVIGVIGRLVVPGRQRIGILLTILVGIIAALIGTAIASGVGVADTDGLDWAEWLIQIALAALGIAALDRTKARR, from the coding sequence ATGGAGATCGACGGCATCATCAGTGCCATCATCATCGGCATTGTCATCGGCGTGATCGGTCGGCTCGTCGTGCCGGGCCGGCAGCGCATCGGCATCCTGCTGACGATCCTCGTCGGCATCATCGCCGCACTGATCGGCACAGCGATCGCCTCGGGGGTCGGTGTGGCCGACACCGACGGCCTCGACTGGGCCGAGTGGCTCATCCAGATCGCACTGGCGGCACTGGGTATCGCGGCACTGGACCGCACGAAGGCACGGCGCTGA
- a CDS encoding aminoglycoside phosphotransferase family protein, which produces MSRTFSAWVTSGADFLGVTGPFPVDVPWWAEVEPVVARLEHALGVPVFVLRLLEADGGESGRDGHVTYHVEALERPRDGALEQHPVDQGLLRTDDALRSPWARADGLRELLDWASRTLAALGRPVTGPVEQRRTWNLAGLFRLPTGQGPVWLKATPGFASDEAAVIAAYGRVDTGLVPTVLAAGERRVLMEHIPGEDCWAADTATVESGVRRFVAAQAALTGRRPPGLRDRRDRVLGGLVRELLDGRVALDITDEERSGARELTFRWDRLAECGLPDTLVHADFHPGNWRSDGRPPVVVDFADSHWGNPVLDCLRLYDFLPEAVRPTAVRAWADAWKAHAPTSDPARALALAEPLAHLTYAVRYQEFLDGIEASERPYHEGDPASAIRRALRCAAHPGLASVEVAG; this is translated from the coding sequence GTGAGTCGAACCTTCAGCGCGTGGGTGACATCGGGTGCGGACTTCCTCGGTGTCACCGGTCCGTTCCCCGTCGACGTTCCGTGGTGGGCCGAGGTCGAGCCCGTGGTGGCGCGGTTGGAGCACGCACTCGGGGTGCCCGTGTTCGTGCTGCGTCTGCTGGAGGCGGACGGGGGTGAGAGCGGGCGCGACGGGCATGTGACGTACCACGTGGAGGCATTGGAGCGGCCCCGGGACGGCGCCCTCGAACAACATCCCGTGGACCAGGGGCTGTTGCGCACGGACGACGCTCTGCGATCACCGTGGGCGCGGGCCGACGGGTTGCGGGAACTGCTGGACTGGGCCTCGCGGACGCTGGCCGCACTGGGACGGCCGGTGACGGGACCGGTCGAGCAGCGGCGGACGTGGAACCTGGCGGGACTCTTCCGGCTGCCCACCGGGCAGGGGCCCGTCTGGCTCAAGGCGACCCCGGGCTTCGCCTCCGACGAGGCCGCGGTCATCGCCGCGTACGGCCGGGTGGACACGGGACTCGTGCCGACGGTGCTCGCCGCCGGCGAGCGCCGTGTGCTGATGGAGCACATCCCCGGCGAGGACTGCTGGGCGGCCGACACCGCCACGGTCGAATCCGGGGTACGCCGGTTCGTCGCCGCCCAGGCCGCGCTGACCGGCCGACGACCGCCGGGACTCCGGGACCGGCGGGACCGGGTCCTCGGCGGGCTGGTGCGCGAACTGCTCGACGGGCGAGTCGCGTTGGACATCACCGACGAGGAGCGGTCCGGCGCACGGGAGTTGACGTTCCGCTGGGATCGACTCGCCGAGTGCGGGCTCCCCGACACGCTCGTCCACGCCGACTTCCATCCGGGCAACTGGCGCAGCGACGGCCGGCCACCCGTCGTCGTGGACTTCGCCGACTCCCACTGGGGCAACCCCGTACTGGACTGTCTGCGCCTGTACGACTTCCTCCCCGAGGCGGTACGCCCCACGGCCGTCCGTGCCTGGGCCGACGCCTGGAAGGCGCACGCCCCGACGAGCGATCCCGCCCGCGCACTCGCCCTGGCCGAACCGCTGGCGCACCTCACGTACGCCGTGCGCTACCAGGAGTTCCTCGACGGCATCGAGGCGTCCGAGCGGCCGTATCACGAGGGCGACCCGGCGTCGGCGATCCGAAGGGCTCTGCGGTGCGCCGCGCACCCGGGTCTCGCCTCCGTGGAAGTGGCGGGCTAG
- a CDS encoding ArsR/SmtB family transcription factor: MDKVFKALADETRRRLLDRLHEHNGQTLGELCERIDMARQSVTQHLTVLEAANLVSTVRRGREKLHYLNPVPLHEMQERWTGKFERPRLRALGAVKRRAEDAMTDKPTFVYVTYVASTPEKVWEALTSADLTADYWGHRNESDWRQGSRWAHVRTDGSGVEDVVGTVVVSEPPTRLVTTWAAPENEGREDTYSRVTFAIEPHGDIVRLTVTHEDLEGEGALAEVSFGWPAVLSNLKSLLETGRTLPQEPWEVPRPGDGRPA; this comes from the coding sequence ATGGACAAGGTCTTCAAGGCGCTGGCCGACGAGACCCGCAGGAGGCTGCTGGACCGGCTGCACGAGCACAACGGGCAGACGTTGGGCGAGCTGTGCGAGCGGATCGACATGGCCCGGCAGTCCGTGACGCAGCACCTCACCGTCCTGGAGGCCGCCAACCTGGTCAGCACGGTGCGGCGTGGGCGGGAAAAGCTGCACTACCTCAATCCGGTCCCGCTCCACGAGATGCAGGAGCGGTGGACCGGCAAGTTCGAGCGCCCGCGGCTGAGGGCGCTCGGTGCCGTGAAACGACGAGCCGAGGACGCCATGACCGACAAACCCACCTTCGTGTACGTCACCTATGTCGCGAGCACACCCGAGAAGGTCTGGGAGGCGCTCACCAGCGCCGACCTGACCGCCGACTACTGGGGGCACCGGAACGAGTCGGACTGGAGGCAGGGCTCGCGCTGGGCGCATGTCCGCACCGACGGTTCCGGGGTCGAGGACGTCGTCGGCACGGTCGTGGTGAGCGAGCCGCCGACCCGTCTGGTCACCACCTGGGCCGCCCCCGAGAACGAGGGCAGGGAGGACACGTACTCGCGGGTCACCTTCGCCATCGAGCCGCACGGTGACATCGTGCGCCTCACCGTGACCCATGAGGACCTGGAGGGCGAGGGCGCGCTCGCCGAGGTGTCCTTCGGCTGGCCCGCGGTGCTGTCCAACCTCAAGTCGCTGCTGGAGACCGGCCGGACGCTGCCGCAGGAGCCGTGGGAGGTACCGCGTCCAGGTGACGGCCGGCCCGCCTGA
- a CDS encoding SPW repeat protein, with protein MANVSHRNDITSHPDAPEMQARYARMLGDRDVALVDGPVFLLGLYCAVSPWILHYTTSQPALASHNLIVGIAIGLLALGFTAAPERMYGLSWAMCALGVWMIISAWIVGDSPDAGVVVNNIIIGCLALLLGLMCAGAAAKGTWRAGRTPQV; from the coding sequence ATGGCCAACGTCTCACACCGGAATGACATCACCAGCCACCCCGATGCACCCGAAATGCAGGCCCGGTACGCCCGCATGCTCGGTGATCGCGATGTGGCGCTCGTGGACGGACCGGTGTTCCTGCTCGGTCTGTACTGCGCCGTGTCCCCGTGGATACTCCACTACACGACGAGCCAGCCCGCCCTGGCGTCCCACAACCTCATCGTGGGCATCGCCATCGGTCTGCTGGCCCTCGGCTTCACCGCCGCACCGGAGAGGATGTACGGCCTGAGCTGGGCCATGTGCGCACTGGGTGTGTGGATGATCATCTCGGCGTGGATCGTCGGCGACAGCCCGGACGCCGGTGTCGTGGTCAACAACATCATCATCGGCTGCCTGGCACTGCTGCTGGGGCTGATGTGCGCTGGCGCCGCGGCCAAGGGCACCTGGCGTGCGGGCCGCACGCCACAGGTGTAA
- a CDS encoding MerR family transcriptional regulator: protein MSPTTLRSWDRRYGIGPAVRTDGRHRRWTPQDVAVVETMCRLTSAGLAPAEAARAAREAAGTPRAGEAKEGVGAARVPDGVRPQPSPAPGPPSPGDIRKECRGLARAAVRLDAPAV from the coding sequence GTGTCGCCCACGACCCTGCGTTCCTGGGACCGCCGCTACGGCATCGGGCCCGCGGTCCGCACCGACGGCCGGCACCGGCGCTGGACCCCGCAGGACGTGGCGGTGGTCGAGACGATGTGCCGGCTGACGTCCGCCGGGCTGGCCCCGGCCGAGGCGGCCCGCGCGGCGAGGGAAGCGGCCGGAACCCCGAGAGCGGGGGAAGCGAAGGAGGGTGTCGGGGCAGCGCGGGTGCCGGACGGGGTTCGTCCGCAGCCGTCACCCGCGCCCGGCCCACCGTCTCCGGGAGACATCCGCAAGGAGTGCCGGGGCCTCGCCCGCGCCGCCGTACGCCTCGACGCTCCGGCGGTGTAG
- a CDS encoding deoxyribodipyrimidine photo-lyase yields MNVSVVLFTSDLRLHDHPPMRAALDGSRQVVPLFVRDRAVAGAGFAAPNRLAFLADCLRDLDAGLRERGGRLVVRSGDVVVEVCKAVTEADADEVHVAADVSAYAQHREDRLRRALEAEGVRLHVHDTVTSAVDPGAVLPNSSDHFAVFTPYFGHWSRQRLRDALAAPRTVRVPDGIGSERLPSRERLSGLSPGLAAGGETEGRSRLSAWLRSGIEAYEDRHDDLAGDATSRLSPHLHFGTLSPLELVHRARAAGGPGAEAFVRQLAWRDFNRQVLAVRPEVATVDYRARDDRWRSAPDETEAWRKGCTGYPVIDAAMRQLLHEGWMHNRGRLLTASFLTKTLYVDWRVGARHFLDLLVDGDVANNQLNWQWTAGTGTDTRPNRVLNPVTQAKRYDPDGEYVRRWVPELADVAGPAVHEPWKLRGLDRGALDYPEPIVELAEGRERFLRARRS; encoded by the coding sequence ATGAACGTCTCGGTCGTCCTGTTCACCTCCGATCTGCGGCTGCACGACCATCCGCCGATGCGCGCCGCCCTCGACGGATCGCGGCAGGTGGTCCCGCTGTTCGTGCGAGACCGGGCCGTGGCCGGGGCCGGGTTCGCCGCACCCAACCGGCTGGCGTTCCTCGCCGACTGTCTGCGCGACCTCGACGCGGGACTGCGTGAGCGGGGCGGCCGGCTCGTGGTTCGCTCCGGGGACGTGGTGGTGGAGGTGTGCAAGGCGGTCACCGAGGCGGACGCCGACGAGGTGCATGTGGCGGCCGACGTCAGCGCGTACGCCCAGCATCGCGAGGACAGGCTGCGGCGCGCGCTGGAGGCCGAGGGTGTGCGCCTGCACGTCCACGACACGGTGACGTCCGCCGTGGACCCCGGCGCGGTGCTGCCGAACTCCTCGGACCACTTCGCGGTCTTCACGCCGTACTTCGGCCACTGGTCGCGGCAGCGGCTGCGCGACGCGCTCGCCGCACCGCGGACCGTGCGCGTGCCGGACGGCATCGGCTCGGAGCGACTCCCCTCACGCGAACGGCTGTCCGGTCTCTCCCCAGGTCTGGCGGCAGGCGGCGAGACGGAGGGCCGCTCCCGGCTCTCCGCCTGGCTGCGGTCGGGCATCGAGGCGTACGAGGACCGGCACGACGACCTGGCGGGCGACGCGACCTCCCGGCTCTCACCGCATCTGCACTTCGGCACCCTCTCCCCCCTCGAACTCGTGCACCGGGCGCGCGCGGCGGGCGGTCCGGGCGCCGAGGCGTTCGTACGGCAGCTCGCGTGGCGGGACTTCAACCGCCAGGTGCTGGCCGTACGGCCGGAGGTCGCGACCGTGGACTACCGTGCCCGGGACGACCGTTGGCGGTCCGCGCCGGACGAGACCGAGGCATGGCGGAAGGGGTGCACCGGCTACCCGGTGATCGACGCGGCCATGCGCCAGCTCCTCCACGAGGGCTGGATGCACAACCGCGGCCGGCTTCTGACCGCGAGCTTCCTCACCAAGACGCTGTACGTCGACTGGCGCGTCGGCGCCCGCCACTTCCTTGACCTCCTGGTCGACGGCGACGTGGCCAACAACCAGCTCAACTGGCAGTGGACGGCCGGGACCGGCACCGACACCCGCCCCAACCGGGTCCTCAACCCGGTCACCCAGGCGAAACGGTACGACCCGGACGGGGAGTACGTACGGCGCTGGGTACCGGAGTTGGCGGACGTCGCGGGACCGGCGGTGCACGAGCCGTGGAAGCTGCGGGGGCTGGACCGCGGCGCGCTGGACTATCCGGAGCCGATCGTCGAACTGGCGGAGGGACGCGAGCGGTTCCTGCGGGCACGCAGGTCCTAG